A single window of Synechococcus sp. C9 DNA harbors:
- the rpsB gene encoding 30S ribosomal protein S2: MLSVSLAQLLEAGVHFGHQARRWNPKMAPYIFAERNGVHIIDLVQTASLLNEAYEYMRRAAEANKKFLFIGTKRQAAGIIAQEAARCDAYYVNQRWLGGMLTNWTTIKSRVDRLKELERREETGALDRLPKKEAATLRRELERLRKYLGGIKMMRRPPDVVVIVDQKREYNAVQECLKLNIPIVSLLDTNCDPDVVDVPIPANDDAIRSIKLILGSLVDAICEGKHGQVGAMEMDDGAVDSDGESEEDLPLEEDEGDIPDESEA, encoded by the coding sequence ATGTTGTCTGTTTCCCTAGCCCAACTGTTGGAAGCGGGAGTCCATTTCGGCCACCAAGCCCGCCGCTGGAATCCCAAAATGGCCCCTTATATTTTTGCCGAACGCAACGGGGTGCATATCATTGACCTGGTGCAAACCGCCAGCTTGCTCAATGAAGCCTACGAATATATGCGCCGTGCCGCCGAAGCGAACAAAAAGTTTTTATTTATTGGCACCAAGCGGCAAGCCGCCGGGATTATCGCCCAGGAAGCCGCCCGGTGTGATGCCTATTACGTCAATCAGCGGTGGTTGGGGGGGATGCTCACCAACTGGACGACGATCAAATCCCGGGTTGACCGCCTCAAGGAATTGGAACGGCGGGAGGAAACCGGAGCCTTAGACCGTCTGCCCAAGAAAGAAGCGGCGACCCTGCGGCGGGAATTGGAACGACTGCGGAAGTATTTGGGGGGCATTAAAATGATGCGGCGACCCCCGGATGTGGTGGTGATCGTGGACCAAAAACGGGAATACAACGCCGTTCAAGAGTGCCTCAAGCTCAATATCCCGATTGTGTCGCTCCTGGATACCAACTGCGACCCGGACGTGGTGGATGTACCCATTCCCGCCAACGACGATGCCATTCGCTCTATTAAATTGATCCTCGGTTCCTTGGTGGATGCCATTTGTGAAGGCAAGCACGGCCAAGTCGGGGCGATGGAGATGGATGACGGGGCAGTGGACAGCGACGGCGAGAGCGAGGAAGACCTGCCCTTGGAGGAGGACGAAGGGGACATCCCGGATGAATCCGAAGCCTGA
- the tsf gene encoding translation elongation factor Ts, translating into MAEVSAQMVKTLREKTGAGMMDCKKALQHSEGDLDKAIEFLRQKGLASAEKKAGRSTTEGLIYSYIHTGSKLGVLLEINCETDFVAKGEDFQSLAHNIALQIAATENVEYVDMSEIPTAAIEREKAIEMGREDLAKKPEAVREKIVQGRLDKLFKERCLLDQPYIKDPNITVGDLIKQTIARVGENIRVRRFTRYRLGEELATPGQPAAEPTPSEAATPAPPAVETEPTPAPVAETAEPAPQKKSKSSSKKK; encoded by the coding sequence ATGGCCGAAGTTTCCGCCCAAATGGTCAAAACCCTCCGGGAAAAAACCGGTGCAGGGATGATGGACTGCAAAAAAGCCCTCCAGCACAGCGAGGGGGACCTGGATAAGGCCATCGAGTTTTTGCGGCAAAAAGGGTTAGCTTCGGCGGAGAAAAAAGCCGGTCGCAGTACCACCGAGGGGCTGATTTACAGCTACATCCACACCGGCAGTAAGCTGGGGGTTTTGTTGGAAATCAATTGCGAAACGGACTTTGTGGCCAAGGGGGAGGACTTCCAGAGTTTGGCGCACAATATCGCCCTGCAAATTGCCGCTACGGAAAATGTGGAATACGTGGACATGAGCGAGATTCCAACGGCGGCCATCGAGCGGGAAAAAGCGATTGAGATGGGCAGGGAAGACCTGGCGAAGAAACCGGAAGCGGTGCGGGAAAAAATTGTCCAAGGTCGGTTGGATAAGCTTTTCAAAGAACGGTGCCTGCTGGATCAGCCCTACATTAAAGACCCGAATATCACCGTGGGGGACTTGATCAAACAGACCATCGCCCGGGTGGGGGAAAATATCCGGGTGCGCCGTTTTACCCGCTATCGCTTAGGAGAGGAATTGGCAACCCCAGGGCAACCGGCGGCAGAGCCAACCCCTTCGGAAGCCGCAACCCCAGCACCCCCAGCGGTAGAAACGGAACCGACCCCGGCACCCGTAGCGGAGACCGCCGAACCGGCACCCCAGAAAAAATCCAAATCCAGTTCCAAGAAAAAGTAA